From the Juglans microcarpa x Juglans regia isolate MS1-56 chromosome 7D, Jm3101_v1.0, whole genome shotgun sequence genome, the window GTTGTATGTTGTGTATGTCGTGTGAAGTATCGGGATAAGCTATGTAGTTAGGCTTGTTGTGCGTAGTGTTATGTTGGTTGGGATTGTATTGGTTGGTAGGAAGCTTGTAAAAACAATTCCAAGTGTTTGGGTAGACTATATGTTGATCCTAGGTGATAAGAGGTTAGGGTACATATGTAAATTGGTTGGACGCATGTGCTGGACAGATTTACTATATGTAATGGTTGTTCTGTCTTAAGTATGAGTACACGATGTTTAAGCCTCAAGGTTGATTTAAAGTTGTATATTATGCTTGGTTTGGATTATGATGAAGTGTTGATTTGATTATACATGAATGGAGGAAGGGATGTGTATATTGACTAGGGTTGAGTTGTATAACTTGTTTGATTCAAGTTATGCAGGGATGGTTTAGTAGGAATAGTGTAATGAAAGGTGATAGTGTGTCTTAAATTTTAAAGTGAATCAAGGAGGTTTACTTTGAAGGATAAGAACTTGAAGTAGAATGCTATGTGTTGCAAAGGTAACCTCAAGTGGGTCCCAAGCTATGGGTTTGAGAATTTAGAGAAGAGTGATAAAGGAAAGCATATAGGATGAACTTGGATAATAGAGAATGTCTAAGTGAAGGAAGTTTAAGTAAATGGTAGTATTACATaagttttaagtttaagttaCATATGCACTTGAAAAGGGAATGATGTaaagttatgtatgcatgtaggttgccatctgacatgcacatgaatggattgcatgaaatgaaaatagcatAGAGTCCAGGTAAGAATTATGTTCATAttcttatggagttttctgaaagatatgaaatgaaaacgaaaagttttaatgaaaaatattcttttatgtaatgaaagaaatgaaatgatgttctATGAAGGTATGCTAAGTATTAATGTTTAAAGATATACGTATGTAAATGCCTTCTTTAGCAGCCCCTATTTATGCTCCCAAAATactagttgtatgcatgtgaatggatgttatATGTAGGTAGTAtctattatctttattttctatgaaatgAATTGTTGAGGTTTATGCTTAATACTAAgaaattatgtttaaatgatgcgatGAAAGTATATTTAAATGAGGCTATGAAATGAAGTTTAAATGATGCTATAAAAGGAATGTTTAATGgatgttatgaaatgatgtttataaaatgaaatggactgatgaatgaaaataaatgaaaaggaaatgactaaaaggaatgaatgaatgaaaggataggaaaggaaatgaatgaatgtttaatatatgaaaatacgtaacaacCATGAttgactgaatgaatgatgataCCAATGGattgggcagattgcaatgtcgggtaagtagtactggtagtgcacccagtgctaccctctgactgaaagggattctcaacctgtggccacaggtGGAATCCAAGTCCAAAAGACCACTAATcccaacacacggggtgtaacaATGTGTATTTGcaagaggaaaaatgaaaagagtaaatgaatgtatgaatgatttagtttgtTTATGAATGAATGTGCAAGGTGtgagaaattttttatgagaaatgaaaacCTTTTTAATGGAAAACCTAaccttgtaatattttcaaatgaaattaatgtcttatgtaaaatatatagaggaatgatgaatgcatgaatgaaaacctatattaggatatttttataatatgaagtaatgattactgagtattcgactcattttatttttaggtatgtCCCTCCCACTTTCAGGAATAAAATGAGTAAAAAGCGTTAGAACAGACATGGCCCAAGGGAAAAGTGACAGAATCATAGGCCCctttttatgtaatgtatgaaagtcaatttttttgtgaaagaccttttaattcaatttaatgaTTTCTGTTGtaaactctcttttaatttatGGAACATGTTTTAATTCTAaatatagaatcttttatatcctaggaaggaaaggaaaaaaagttttaaaaggttCAGTAATTTCcgtctcattttttaaaattattttttaaagtcttACCACAAAAACGAACGTTACAAAAACTATTACActaattagtagagcaatagaatttctAATAACTTTcctgatgaaataaaatataagcaaCAATTACAACGATTCTTGGGAAGCCTTAattatgttgtaaatttttatcaatttatcaagtcattatgtaaattattattcaaaagattaaaaaaaatccacctcCATGGatagaaaaatatacaaatattataaaacaaattaagtaacttgttaagaaattaccatgtttAGGACTTCCaactcctcatacttttaaaatcttTGAAACAAATGCCTCTGATCTTGGTTATGAGGGAATTATGaagcaaaaattatcaactgattTGGAATAGATaattcgattccattcaggatgttggaatcctgcTCAAAAGAATTGTAGTACtattcaaaaagaaattttggcgattgtattatgtatttctaaatttcaagatgatttattgaatcaaaagtttttactcaTAATAGATTGCAAATCTGCCAAgaaagttttgattaaagatgtaaaaaatcaaactgctaaacaaatatttattagatggaaatctatattaagtattttttattttgatattaaacatattaaaggagaatctaattctcttcccgACTCTTATTCTGAGAATTCTTACGGGAAAAATCATGTCATCCACAAAGTCAAGAGTAAGGTCTAATCTTCTTACGCTAGGCCATTATTTCCTCCCTATCCTTCATCTTGTCATTCTCCAGCTCCAAAACTATACACGATATTGGAAACATTACCATAAACTATTAGACCATCTTACCactcattttcaccattagtctatccaaaattaccaacatattcaaaagttgtttctccttcttcttctactcaAATTTTTGGTCTTCCACTCTTATCTTAACCTTATGCatcctttattattattaagactTACCGGTATCCAGTCTTCCTTATCGAGTCTGAAAACTAGCACCTATTTGATTCCCAAAAATTAACTGATGCCTTTCTCTTACCTGATTGGCATTACgttccacaaaatattaagaaaatgcaTCATTTTTATGAAGTCATATTAGTGGACACATATTCAATTATTCTTTCTGAGATTCCTTGTTCTCTTTAAACTCAACTTTCTCCACCTGTATCTCTAATTATTGTCATTCATAAAGTTATCATTAAACAAGTTCTCACATTGGAACAATAGGAAAAAAGTCCCTATTTGACATGGAAATTTTATCATTCTTATGACCCTCCATagtatgattattacgattaccagcatgaatgttcaaaaatatttgaaagaaaaaactaaaaatttgcgtcattccGGGTTCCTCTACTTTgacaaattaaaagagattAGGACACTCCCGCGATAATTTTTACTATGGTGAGATTATTTTGAACCTgaacctcttcttcttcctatcaTTCTCtaagaaagttttaaaattttctcatcaCAAAATGATTATCCACTAGTATTAACATTGTCTATCACTTCTTATTTTATTcctgaaaacaaaattaaactgGATTATGAAGTGAGAATAtattatcaaacctcatccctctttAGAAAAATCTCATATGAAGAAGCCCTTCCCTTCTCTCAATCCATACTTTCGAAATACTCTCTTTGTAAAACTTCCTACATGTCTTTTGCTTCCAATatttttgagaattaatctccttatATGAATTACACTTTTAACGAAGTCAAATTTACCAGTTATGATTTCtatcttttatgtttatataattaataattcataCATATGATCGGTTATACTGCTTGTCTATATTGTGTATGTTGCATATGACTAGTTGTACAGCctatcattatatatttatatatatatatatatatatataatagtatcatatagtgatatagtatttttttataatttatgtatgcTAGTGATAATATGTTAGTgactaacttatttatatatttgattatatatctTAGTGATAATGATTAAGATGCTAGTGGTTATATATATGCTagtcataatatattttatgatggttacatacactttttatatgagtgtatatgatcaaatgtatagaaatgtatttattataaagaatatatattataatttattatgccataaaatgtatttatcattgatatatagatatatatatatatatatgatcaaataaatgtttatatttaagattaaaattttatattattcgattattatgagtaataggattttaaaagttaatcttatattaattagcaatttagcatataacataaaattatatatatattatttagaaaaattatatctaatagaaaaaatcatataaaactattttatataaaataaaaagttaatatatatatatatatatatgaacagatCCGATGCTAGAAAAAGGAAACCGAAACTGGACCGGTTCTGgccattttttaaaagatgaaacaTGTACTAGATTGAATCAACATGTTTGGGTAGGTTCACTGGTTTACCAGTTTTTATTTTAACCCCTAACTGTCGGTGAGAGAAGGGGAAAATTGAGATAGTGTGAATGAGAGAAACTAACATAGAGagaacagagaaagagagagatgaaggAGAAAGAGCGACTCACGGGCTTGGCAAGGAGGCAACGACACTGTAACGGGTAGATGATGTGAGGAGGGACGATGGAAAACTCACAGTgtagagtgagagagagcatCGAGGTAGATGGGAAAAAGAAAGTGGTGGAGGGATTAGGTTTTAAATGGTGATGCTTTTGCGGCGGTTTAATATCACCACAAATAAATAGTTAGCAGTGATCGTGATCAACGTACTTTTAGGGACAAACTAGTAGATTTTAGTGACAAATTCTTACTTTCCGGACGTGAAACagtgaaaataaagaaataggtGGGGATGTTGAAGCCCAGCCATCCTCTTCCAAGCCACAACCAAGCTCCTCCACTGTATCACCTTTCCCTTGTTCATGtatattgtaatatgtatattGTTCAAtgtacaaaaatgaaaaagatgttttatttaaaagttaaaatgtataaaccAAGTTttgtgtcaagtacatgtccatgcattcatttcataGTTTGACTTTATATGCCGATGTTATCTGTGGTATGTTCCAtgtttaaagatttttaaaaatctgaccgtggtagtttccactaccattcctaACCTAGAATGGTAGAACTTGTGACAAGTACTCATGACCCTAAGCAGGATGAATGAGATTAGTGACCTAGTCTAGGATGAGTAAACTCTTGAGGCCCGCTACAATTTTGTTATAGTTTGGTTAAGGACTACTTTTGATGCCTTAAGGATATCCAAGATACTCCAAATAATGACCGTGACTCACCAAGGTCGTCCGAGCATGAGGATGCATGGATTTTGTAACGGGCTATCTAAGACAAGCATGAAAGTTTACCATAGAAGCCCAAAGGGTTGCTCGGAGTTTAGGGATTCAATAGCCCGGACCTCCTCAAAGGAAATGAGTCTTTTTATGTGTATCTTAGGCGAAGGGATGCTTGGACTTTTACGGGCCACAATGTAAAACACTAtttattttgaggaaatttgaACATTGAAATCTTTTGGGATATTTAGTTTTTATGGTACTGTGATATttttggccaaaaaaaaaaaaaatgctttaaacaTTACTTAGATTTACATATATTCTTGCTACAATTTATTGTATACTGCTAGAATTGCAATAAGTGCATTGTATCTTAATTGTGATGTATtgggggtatgtagccttgagttaTATTTCCCGACGTTTCAATCATCGTCTAATCCCAAATGGGGGCTGGGGGCGTCACAAATTATAACCTTAGGGATAAATTAAAACTTAGGCATCAGGTCATACATGTTCAACCCAACACTTAAACTTGGCTTGAAGATCTTAATCTTCACTAATCCACCCATTAAGCATGCATGACGTTTCTAGCTTTATTTACCAAGAGATGTTTCAAAACTTAatcaaatcatgcattttcattcttatcccaatcacaatcatgcattttcatttttatcccaATCATAAGTCTTTTCTAAATACAAATTATTCAAGCCTAAGgaaattaatcaaaacttcatgaTTTAAACTTAAATCAAGCAAAAATCGAAACTTGCTTATGATCAACCCCAGATAtgaatttaaaacctatcatggcatgctttcaACCTCAAATTTAAGCCTTCAAGattcattctaagacattagtgaatcatataaaattaaatcaagacatgccatagctaaaaaaattcaacttaaataattaatgcaTTCCATATTTCCCAATTCACCCGGTTTTGAACTTAGCTTGCTAAAccttatttaaatttgaataaaaactcATTCCAATGGCATAAATTAAAGCCTAATATGCTATGCTGATACTAACAATGACTAAGGCAAGGTTACTTACAAAACCTCGTGGACGTTAGAGCTCTCAACACAACTTCACTCAAGAAGACTGAACAACTCTCAAGAACTTCACTCAGCTTCACTCTATTGATCACTAAGAGGaagaaatgctctcaagactcaagagaaggCTTGGAGAAGAGGTGCAAAGAAATGACGAAATGAgagaggtatttataggctttaAGAAGGGAGAGGGATGTTGGCTTTGGATGAAGATGAGGCTTTGCATTGGTGGAGGTGGGAGGTAGAGCGATGAGTAAATTTTTTAGCTGTGTCATGCTTGGTCAGATGAATAGTGCCctattttcatgttttctttATGGTAAGGTGTAAGAGTGTGTCTGTAACATCCCAGTCCTGGATGGTGTCGAGAGTTACTACATTTCACTTAAAATCAAATATCACAGTACATATATAAACTCAATCTCTCAACTACACATATATCTCACTGTTTAACTCAACTACTCAAAATAATTAACCAGTAACACCACAAATTCTTAATATAAACATTAACCTCTCAACATACCACTATTGTGTTCCGTGGCCGGGCCAGAGGTCATTATTATGTCTCGTGATGGGGTCAGAGACCACTATTAAGTCTCGTGGCAGGGCCAAacgtcactattatatcctgtgacaGGGTCAAAGGTGACTATTATGTTCTGTgatagggccagaggtcactttTATTACTTGTGATAGGGTCGTGGCAGGGCTatatatcagagcaaaacagaatcagaattatCAGATCATGACCAGATATAGAATCAAATACAGAATTAGAAAGTTataccaaaggtttttcagatgccacatcatatcatagCAGAGTATTGAACAATTTCAAATCAATTTCACATACTCAAAACAAATTTTGCACATCTTCACATAACATGTACTAGTTGTCAGATTTCCtgttcgctctttttgcataggcAGAAACAGAATGCCCAAAATTTACtaatgtctacactagtcatgataaaaatactttcctcttttatacagattgcatgagtaatgtagaacaaataactgagctTGTTTGCACATTCTTTTCCTAACAAAACaagcatattttttcaaaatcaacatcagttcatttctttcaaACTAGACTTCtaacttttctgaatttttctaCGATAATGTTGAAcgaatatcaatcgtcacctatgaAATTAAACACGTAACTTACGTAAATCTCTAAGTAaacatatattttgatatttaagcctaaaatacacaaataacctatttttcttaaaaattctaAGATTCTTGCAACCctaaatatcatcacttcccaagtgaatcaatatccacttaatctcTTTGACTAATACTTTAAACTCTAaataattttctgtaaaataAAGTGTATGGCTAACATATTTACTCAGTTAAAACTATGTCCATGTAAAAATACCACTCcaatttaatattcatttaacataattataacaagaTCTATTAAAGTAATCAatgaaatttcatttaataaaattgacttaattagatttaaaacattcaaaataaatttaaacactCATTAGTTACTACtgaaattcaattataaaaaatttgatactgagtaatataatttaaattgttaattaatttctttaaaaatacttacCCTTAAAACAAGACCCACTCAaagtaagttaaaaaaaatcaaacccaaCATAGAACCAGCCCAATGACAAGGGTATTTTAGGACTTGATCATAAACATGCATGGGCTCTTCGGAAAGGTTGGAATTAAAAGACTTCTGAAATTATAGACACCTTCAGACCAAATCGTACGTGCAATAGAGAGGTGAATTCCATACCGGGAGAGAAGGGAACATGCGACGATGCATGGAGATGGGCTGAGGTCGATGGTGGTGAGTGCGGAGGCAAAGTAGGCATAGTGATTGACTTGGGTAGTGCTTCACGATTGGGTAGCTTATGGAGGTGGATGAGCCATGCTCAGTTTTTGGTTGCTTGAAACAGGGGTTGGTTTTACGACACAAGGGTTGCTGTGTAGTGCAACCTTGGTGGTTGAGACATGGAGGAGTGAGGGTGACTTGGTGGCTCACGATGGGAAAAACAATTACTTTGTTTTGGTGTAGGGAAATAAAGGATGTGGAGGTCGCTAGGCTGCAATGACACAGAGGTTACATGGCTTGGCTACGGTGGCTGAGTAGCTTTTTCCATCCAGGGTTGGTTGTGGTTGAACTGGGTGCGACGGGGCTTTGAAGCTTGAAGCGTGTAGAGTTGTTTCTTGGAGACAGTGGCTAAGTGGAGGTTGTGAGAGTGCTAGACTTCTCGTGTGGCGTTGTTGTGTGGAGAAGCAGGGTAGCTCGCGTAGAGGAGCTTGGCAGTGGGGCTACCCTACAGTGGTGCAGCAGCAACCTTATTCTGCTTAGAGTCCGTTGTTTCGTGCTATAAGAGGGGTTGAGGGGAGACCGTGAGTGTAAAGTCATGAGACGTGGGAGAAACCATTGTGCATGTAGTGTGATCTAAGTGTAcagctacatatatatattcgcAGTTGGAAACCCTAATGAAAGAGAAGGGAGAGATAAACGTGCATGGAGTTATGCACGTGCTTATGGCAATGCTTTTGGGCTTAGGTTGTGGGCTATGGGTTTTGGGTCCATTTCGAAAAATTTGGGCCTACATCTTGGTGGTGTATGAACTTAACAAAATGGGTTTGGCCAGTCAAGTAGTTCGAATAATCTCTTTGGGTTCATATTTTCATGGATCGagtatataataaatactaatggACCTCgattcaaattccaaaatatccCAATTTGTTCCATAAAAGTTTTTGGGCCAATTACCAAATAAATAGATTCTACTTGTTGCATAAAACATTAATTagatttaacctaattatcaaggTCAATAAAAATCCATATTCTATGATAACAAATTTTGGGCCCGTAGCCTATTctaaaattacttattaaatcCCAAGTGAGCCTCTCGTACAtattaacctaaaaataaatgaaaaaattacagAACTCGTGCTTTGGCATAGGCTTGGTACTTGGCCTTGGTGTTACTTTGTCTATAGGTGTACGGGGTAGCATTGGTAtagaaaattaaacaaaaaaaatcaaaagagaaaaacacaaaGAAGGCTGATGGTTTTGAATAAAAACTGTCTAGATTTTGATTCCCTTCTTGTCTCTTCtcctagtctgaattgagggcaATATTACCACCATTGAGTGGCCTTTTCAAGTGGTTAGGGGACATGGGTGGTGGCATGGGGAGTGGCTCAACcaagagaagaaaattcaaTTGAAATTCAAGACCACTCGGTTTAGTTTCAACTAGGCTTATAATGGGATTGGTTGAGTTTCCTTGCTTGTTTTCTTGGAGCCAATTTGTCCAATGCTGGAACTGAACTAGGAGTTAAGCTGGGgtgtaaatgatgaaattttcttGGAGAAAATGGTGTAAAAGGCATGGactagtgtaacaccccgttcccgaaaagacattttagaattttcgaggagccagtgtgctactactaaacttgaacttaaaactttttctttttaacaatgcaccagatgcgaaaaatttccataaaataacaaacttcaataaatactgaaaatccaaaataaggtctgcggaagcacttatgaaaaataaggaagtctcatgtgcttatcaaaataatttatttaacacttagaatcataaaaataatcataacataatctgtctaggcctctgtctcgcctccctgggtcaagttctgtcctgcagtctcgtcttcataaatgtcatcacctggagtggtttaaaaacataaaaacaaactaaaatgagtcgaatactcaataagcaacacatcatacagtaaacataatcaacataaggtttcttaaaaagcgtgcatattcataaatacattcataaataacatgacataaacattaacttatctttcacttctcataggccgttacccactgctgacccccgtgagttagggttagcgaatctaaatatattccgattccgcccgtggccgcgggttgtggaatccatacataaggaagacaatactgggtgcactaccagcatgcacgacctggcaatgcaatatacCCATAACATAGGTccgttttcatatcataacataggccgttacatattttatcaaatcatacttgcatacttgacatttcatagatttcaaaagaaatcacatacatatcatatcatagatttcaaaagaaatcacatacaaacttgtcatatcgtatcatagatttcaaacgaaatcgcattctttcatatacatcatgatacatgtttcatcgcataaaatcatgatttttcataaatattttacgaaataactctctcataaaatcatgcatttcctaaataattttatgaataatctttcacataaaatcatgcatttcataaataatttcatgaatagtctttcacataaaatcatgacttcttcataattttatcatatcttgggtacgtaaaaaggggcttccaataaagggcatacatgcataagatcttttataaaaagacaaacagcTCACTGTACATACGCGTaaagatatgatcatgctacttacctcgtagcGCTAATCCAATAATTTTCGGGCGCGACTGATTTCCTATAAGATAGACACGTAGCTTACGTAAATTTCTACTTAAAGACATACCTCTTAATTAAACTAGAAATTCCaacttaatctatatttttcattaactttGGTCTTTCAAACTCTAAAATCACATTGACTCTATAATATTGACATCAATTCTGTATATCTAGAGTTTATATGTCCCacttaaaatacaactctatcACCATGATACAAATCTAATTAACCTCAAGCCCAGCCCACAGCTAAGTCaaatccaatttaaaaatacaagtccatttaaacattattataatctgAAATAGTTGCAAATTCTAGCCCATAAAGATATTACCACATGAgcccaaacaaaagaataagccCATCCCACCCTTAAACGGTCCTAAGGCCCATAGCCCAACAGGAACTAAGGTTCTTTCTAGAACCCAAAATCATGGCACATccgaaaacaagaaaaaaaaaacaacagcgtttgagagagagagagagagatgggtctGCGATGGAGGAGCTCACCGAGGGAGGAGTTGCACGGCACGGCGGCTGGAGCCAAAGCGGCACAACTGGGTTCCTTTGGGCTGGTAAGTGCGACgccgagagagaggatgagtgagagagaacgGAGAGAGATTTTTCACACCACACAACGTGCATGGGGGCTTCGGGTGGTGGCGTTGGGCGTCACTGGGCGGTGGAGGCTAGACCTCCGTCGATATCTGTTGCTGCTGACGGTGGCATCGCGGCCCACCAGTGGCAGAACATGGCTCTTGGTTTGGGGAAGGATGCTCTGTTTCGATGGGCTAAAACAGAGGAGCTTCAGCTTCCGCTTTCCAcggaagatgatgatggtggctACTGAGTTTGGGCTGCTTTCGAGGGTGGAGAGGAAGAGCTATGGTTGCTGCGTGATTGTGGTTGTGCGGTGGTCTCGCGTTTGCTCTACGATGAGTGTTGGTTGTGTTTGGAGGGTGAATGCTAAGTGGTGAACCGGGGGGTCGCCGTGCTGCGGGACTGAACGTGGGGTTGGTTTCGGTTCTGAAAACCCTAGGATATATCAAAGGTAATGTGTGTAAGGCTGTGTGTGAGTGTATAAATAAACACAGTGTCGTGCAAGCGGAGGAAACAAATGGAGCTGtgcatgcattttattgatACGTGATTGGAAGACTCACGGTGGAGGGCATTGCGGCTTGCATTCTTTGGTGAGTGAAacgtgtatatgtatatatgtttgagaacctaaagaaaaccctagataaaaaataaaggaagagacgtgcatgtgcatgtgcatgtgggtGGATTAGGTTTGGTGCgtgtttcaaattcaaagaagaaaaaaaatccgatagagaggagttgtattatgaagaggattcatgggtttggaggtaaaataataataataatggagatttAACTTtaggtttataaaaaaaatcatctgataattttatttctaaataaaagatCGGGCCGTTACAATCTCCcttccttataaaaattccgtcctcggaatttgctAGACCTCAACAACCAACGTACTAATTCTCCAAAATTGTAAATGTCGATACTGGGTTCGATTGTAAGCCTAAAATAATTTGACTAGACGATTATCTGAACTCTAGAGAAAAGTAATTAAGACTCACCACATAGAATAATAAAACTCTTCACATGCAATAATAATGTCAAATAAATCATAACCTGAGACTCTCCAAAGTTCAGATCCTAACTCCTATAATTCATTCTAAGATAGAATTTCGTTACCTATAACACCTATAATATTTCCAATAGTCATAATGAATACCACAACTTACATAACTAAAATTCCAATAATAGTCAATATTTCtaattgaggaaattagttacCTGTGTTCTCATTGGCGGGTGCATTGGTGCCACGCAACTGTGCCAAGGAGAAAACTCGAGCTGGTGCCATAAACTTCTGTCCATCTCTTGTAGCTTGAGTAGTAGCTATGTTCTTCCCAGGACAATCTCGAAGATGGTGTCCTTCCTTCCCACATTTGAAACATGCTCCGGTTCCCATCAAACATTTCCCTGCATGCCTCTTACTACACTTCCCACACATGGGGAGCCATCCTGTCTCGCCCTGTCGTGGCCGTTGTCCATTATCCTGACAATGCCTCTTATCCCTATGTGATGCTGGTTGgagttgttgctgctgctgtcgCTTTCTTTGATTATTGTAATCGATACTTTCTTGAATGTCTTCTTCAGCAATAGTAGCACGGGTGACTAGTTCCGTGAAATTCCGAATCCTGAGAGTACGTACACGCTCCCTAATCCTGCGATTCAGACCGCGCTCAAActtttcagctttcttttcctcatctggaATTAAGTAACTGGCAAAACGGGAAAGCTCCATGAATGTCGTAGCATACTGTGCTACCGTCATTGATCCTTGAGTAAGGTCTATAAATTGGCGAGCTCTCGACTCTTG encodes:
- the LOC121238146 gene encoding uncharacterized protein LOC121238146, giving the protein MAPRGRRPRVPPSESNTVQDDNSEVLAAAATRFFQRMVNGDMVVGRTTQVGCTLEQFSHQHPPTFDGRLNSLDAESWIERIEQIFEVLYCTDDQKVKYATYHLTDMANKWWKSTQALVQLKLGEAVPISWEHFKRIFLDHFFPRTLQESRARQFIDLTQGSMTVAQYATTFMELSRFASYLIPDEEKKAEKFERGLNRRIRERVRTLRIRNFTELVTRATIAEEDIQESIDYNNQRKRQQQQQLQPASHRDKRHCQDNGQRPRQGETGWLPMCGKCSKRHAGKCLMGTGACFKCGKEGHHLRDCPGKNIATTQATRDGQKFMAPARVFSLAQLRGTNAPANENTGN